The Bacilli bacterium region TCCTGTAATCGCTCCTTCAAAGTTGCCTGTCTCTTTTTCGATTGTTAATGGTGTTGCGACAAGCGAGAAATCAATTTGATCCTTCAATCCGTTTAGAAACTTTTCATCAAGCAAAGAAATTATTTCTTTTATGCAAAATTCTTTGAACTCTTGATACTTATTATTCTTCGAAAAATAATTGGCCGTGTCATAATCAAAAACCGTACTGACAATCAGGCCGGTTTTGTCGGATGGCGCAAGGCTAGAGTCTCCTAAAACGGGAATCGATATTTCATACGTGGTCTTCTTGAGATATTCTTTAACCCATTTAAAAACTTCTTCATCATTTTCGACGTTTGCTAAGTCGATTTTCTCAATAGAAGAAAGACCGGATAAGTCCGCTGTATAAAAGGCATGTTGCCCACACTTTTTCGCAAATTCCTCGGGACTTATATCCGCGCCGATAAATATGGTTAAGACTGAATTGCCACCACGGCTACTATTGCAAATATTTTTGACTTTACGTTGGGAATCATTAAGCGATACAACCCGGTTATATAAACTCTTTTGATCACCGGCCCATACTAATTTCCGATACGAAATTACATTGTTATCTATTAAAGTTACAGTATGCTTTTCGTCGTCAAGCGATACCGCTTCACTATTAAGCCGAATTTCGCCTCCCTGACTGATAATATAATCTTTGACCTTTTTAGCTAATATGCCAGTTCCTCCCAGCGGGTAGATGTAATCGATGTAAAGACTAAAATAACTTAAGGCAAAAAAGGCCGGCGTAGAAGTGAAAAAATGCTGCGTTATCATATCAATTAACGAATGGTTATTTGTAAACTTTAATAGGTATTCGTTGATTGGTTCATTTAACTTGCTGGCTTCGCGAATATTCTTTTGATACTTAATTAACCAGGGCAAAAGCGTTTTAAAAATATACTTCTTGTCGGTTATTTTTTCGAGAAACAACGGATTGTCGATTCCATATATGACATCCATCTGGGCCATCACTTTTTTAATTTCAACAATAATTGAATCGATATCGCGTTCATTCTTATTAAAAAAGTGCTTGAGCATCAGAGAATAATCAAGGATTGAGGATTTTTTATCCAATATTTGCCATTGATTATCAATTCCAACGGATACTGGACTTTTAACAAAGCTAATATCTAATCCCAAAGACTTAATCATCGGTAAGATGATGCCGGAATTTTCGAAGGCCCTGATACCATAATCAAAAGTATAGCCTTCATAATTAAAACTATTTGCCAAGCCACCAACTTTAGCGGATTTTTCCACTAACAAAGTCGAAAGACCATATTTGCAAAGATATGCCGCCGCTGTTAGTCCTGAAAGGCCTCCCCCTATAACTATGACATCGTAATTCATAGATTACCTCTTTTATATTTATTTTAATTCTACAAAAACGCTCTCCATCAAGCAAGCAATGTCATCAATTAAATAAATATAATCTATGTTTAACCGTTTTTGTAATGAAGAAACATCAAATAAGTAAATTGACATAAAACCACTATAACAAAACATGTCTCATTTCATATGCCGACGATAGATAGACCTTTTGCTTGAGTATCCAAATATTTGCTAGAAATCTTTATTAAAAAAGTGATTTATATTCTAGGATTAAAAGCAAAAAGGGCGCCAAACAGATATGAACAACTTGGCGCACACCATGCTCCCACGGGGCATGATTGAATTTGCGAATAATCAACACTTGCAAAAAGCTTTTCTCCATCATATTCATCTAAAGGAACATAATTTAGATCCTTATCTAAAATTACATATTCATCCGCATGGCCACAACTGCTTATCTCGGAAACTGTTCCATCCTCGTTTCTCGATATGTTTTCACTTTCGATTTCAATTATATTCGTATATATATATTCAGCACTTATCAATCTTTCACCGCTTATCATAAGCTTACTGGGATAGGATTCTTGGCAAAGCAAATCTCCTTCATAAGTTATTGATAGATAGTCACCCGGAACAAGAAAATCATATTCTAAGGCAGGCATTTCCACTTCATCAGTGAATTCAAAATATCCGTTATCGAAAAGAGTAGTTATAACAGGAATTTGTTCTCCATTTACCGGATTTATTTTAAAAGATATATTACCATAATCGTAACCTACGTATAGTTTATCAGTTTTTAAGTCACTGCCATTACAAGATGATAAGAAGGGTATTAGTAAAATTAATAATAGTGTTCTCATGATTTTATTCTATCAATTTGCGTAAATTTGTAAATATTCGATTCTAAGATAAGAAAGGAAAAGTCAGTAATATGCTAGGTTATAAATGCAATAAGCTTAATGCGATAAATTGAAAACGGCACTTCGAATGTGCTGATTTGTATGATCTTATTTTTGACCCTTCAACAAGCACGCGTAGTGCACAATTGATTTTAATTTTAACAATGATGAAGTTAACGACTGCAAGTTTTGAGCTTAAAGGGGTATCTATTTAAATCTTGGTACTGGTACTAAACTAGGCATATACAAAAGATGGAAAAATTTATGTCCTGAAATTTAAGTGAAAGTCGCCCGACTGAATAATCGAAACTATGAATCCAAATGATAAGACAAACGCAATAAAGCTCACAGCAAAGACAATAATGGTGCAAATTTCTAAAATCTTTTTGGTCTTATTTTGAAAATTACCGAAATTTAAGGTGGATAAAATGATACTAACTATGGATAAGACAATACAGATGATGGAAATGGGGTTGTAGCTCATAAAAGTAGCAACCAGAATTGAAACATTTCCTGTAACCTGAGCGGGAGTAGGATTTTGGGGAGTAACGTTTGAGTAGTCATAGCTACTGTATTTGTAAAATGGAACTATAGAAAATACTAACAACAGAACAGAAACGGGAACGAAAAAAATGCTCAATATAAACCAGAGTCTGTAGTTGTTAATGTAAGATTTTTAATAATCGAATATTTTTCTTCATCTGATAATAGTTCGGTTTTGCTGATTCCAAACACAGCGGAGAGTTTTTCAAGGTTTTCGTCAGTAGGAAAAACGCTTCCACTTTCATATTTAGTTATGAGAGTACGAGACACGAAAATGCTTGAAGCAAGTTGCTCTTGGAACAACCCGCTCTCTTTTCGATATTTCCTTATTTTTTCGTTTAGTTCCATGAATTTATTAATAGTATAAACCCTTCTGGCATTTTTCTTAAGGACCGGTAGCGGGAATCAAGCCCGAGCATATACATATAGCTTGAAGCCCCCCTTGCTAGTATCATTAACGAGTGAAACCACCATCTAGTATCGTTAACGAATGCGATATAGAGTCAGTGATTTTTGACCCTCTTATAGTTAAATCAAAATGCCTTTTGTATTTTCAAACTAATGATAATAGCGCTTGTTTTGTCATTTTTCGCTTTATATTCCTAAAAATGAGTAAAAAAAGATCTGATATTTCTATCAAATCTATCGTTGTCTTATGGGGCGAATGATGGGAATCGAACCCACGAATGCCTGGTTCACAGCCAGGAGTGTTAACCACTTCACCACATTCGCCATTGCCTATATATCTTATATAAGTGCCAGCAAAAAGTCAAAGAAAAATGCCGGGTTTTTTATTTTTTTATTCAATCGCGAATGGAACGCTCCAGCCGATTCTTTTCCTCGATTATTTCTCGAGCTTTTAAAAGGACAGGAAGTTCTCTTTTTTTAACTAAAACACTCACTCCTTCATCACTCATAGCCTCATATAATTTAATAGCTTCGCTAAGCGGAACATAGACAATACTTTGAATAAGCTTTTTTTCATTGGGCTCAAGACGCTGCCCCACAAATTCTTTGCGGCGAGCAAGATAAAAGTAATTATGATTTTCTCGACCGATGAGATTATAAAAATCGATTACTTCCCCCACTTCTGCGATAAGGGCGATTCGATATCCTAGTTCTTCTTCCATTTCCCGTTGGAGAGCAAAGAGTTTACTTTCATTTTCCTTTACCCCACCTCCAGGTAACTCATAATAGTCACGATGGCCAAACATATCATCGCCATATAGTTTAGTAAGCGCGACGTTATCATTCTCATCGAGGACGACCGCCCGAACGATCTCACGTGTATGCGTGGTTTTAATTAACGGCCACTGATCGTCATTTAAATAGTTTATAATTTCCATACCGATTTATTATAGCCTGTTCTTTAAATAAAAAAAGGCACTTTTATGTGCCCTAAACCCTAAGCTAATAGCGTTTGATTATTTAATTTTTCTTTGCTGTCAAATTTGCGAACCATAATCAGTACCGGAGTCCCATCCGCCCAATAACGGTCGATGGTATCCAAAGCCACAAATCCCATTCGTTCATAAAATTTTCTGGTCGCAATATATTTAACATCCGGATCCGAATAGTCGGCCGTCTTGACCTCCAAAACATCAATATCATTCTGCTCGCAATAACTAAATGCGTGCTCCATCAATTGACGGCCCATACCTAAGTGCTGATAGCCACAGATGACTCCCATAGCTAATACTTCGGCCACATGCGGGCGCTTTAGTTTCAACTCTAAGAAGCCGACCGGAGTTGATTCTAAATAGGCGGCATAGACAATTGAATCCTTAGCCATTTGACTGTACTGATTGGCCTCAAGTGGCAAAATAAACCAACCGGGTAGACATTCGATAACGTTATAAACGATCGTACATCGGTCAACGTCATCACTAATATTCTTGATTTCCGTAAAATGGATCTCCTTTGGGACATATCCCGTGTCTATTTTTTTAGACACCAATATATTACTCTCTTTTTTACCATTGTATAGTGGGTAAATATATGTTCTTACAGTGTGTAAGAGTTTTCAAACTATAGTAAATCATATAAAATGACTATGAAAGAATTAATCTTTCGGAAAAGAGGGTTCATATTTATGATGAACAAAAAAATTGCCGATTTAATTAACGAGCAAATAAACAAAGAACTTTATAGCGCCTATCTTTATCTAGCGATGGCCAACTACTACGAGGAACAGGGTTTGAAAGGCTTCGCAAATTACTTTGCTGTTCAAGCCAAAGAAGAGCAAGATCATGCGATGTATTTTCGGGACTATTTAACACTTAGAAATGCGCCTGTTGTTTTGAAGGGTATTGCCGAGCCCAAGGCTGTCTATGCTAATCTTCGGGAACCATTAGTGGTGACGGTGACGCATGAACAGGAAGTTACCGCCAGTATTGAAAGCATTCTTGAGGCCGCACAAAAGGAAAAGGATTACGCCACCCTTGAATTTATCCAATGGTACATTCGTGAGCAAGCCGAAGAGGAGAGCAATGCCGAGAATTATTTGGCGGAGTTTGACTTCATCGCCGATGACAAAGCGGCCGTTTTCTCTATGGACCGCCAGTTGGCGGGTCGTGAATACCATAAGTCCACTCCGACACTTGGTTAAATAACTCCAAGTCAATTAGATAAAAAAATCGGCGGGTTAAATTAACCAACCGATTTTTTATTTGTCGATTATGTTCGTTACTTAGCGGTCCATAGCTCTTAAGAACCATAGAACTTTGGCATAGCCGGCAATAACATCTTCATAGAAATTACTATAGAAGAAATCATCCGCGGCCACCGCTTCATCCCGAATTTCCTTAGCCAAATCCGACAATGCCTTATAATCACTAATCAAACTCTCGACAACTTCTTTTTGCGTGAGATCACGTTTTTCAGTCCACTCACTGATAATGCTTAATTTCGCGGATTCAGCGTAACTGGCAACTGGATACAGTCCTTGAATTTTTAATTGTTCGGCTGCACTATCCAAAGTTTCCGTCGCATCGTTATATAAACTCTCAACATATTCGTGAATGGCTTTGAAATTTTTTCCCGTAACATTCCAATGTAAGGCATGCAACTTGAGATAAAAAACCTCGAGACTGGCAACAAACTTGTTAATTTTTTCTTCGTATTTGTTCATTTTATAAACCCTCCCTTTGAACATCTTTATTATAGTTAGTAGAAACTAACTTGGCAATAATTTTGCATTTGTCATACAAAAAAAGCCTCCGAATGACGGAGGCAAAACGAGACAAATATGGCGGAAGTATAGAGATTCGAACTCTAGCGGGGCTTGCACCCCCTATCGGTTTTCAAGACCGACCCCTTCAACCACTTGGGTATACTTCCTTATTGGTGGACCCTTCAGGACTTGAACCCGAAACCAGCCGGTTATGAGCCGGCAGCTCTAACCAATTGAGCTAAGGGTCCTCACATATTTAAACCGCCCTTAAGCGGTAAAAAACGATGGTAGCTGCGGGGGGATTTGAACCCTCGACCTGCCGGGTATGAACCGGATGCTCTAGCCAGCTGAGCTACGCAGCCATCGAATATTTGGTGGAGCCAAGGAGGATCGAACTCCTGACCTCCTGGTTGCAAACCAGGCGTTCTCCCAGCTGAACTATGACCCCAAATGCGTTATTTACGCAAGAAATATATTACTTGAAGTCAGGCTTGTTTGCAAGTATAAATGCATTGTTTACGTTAATTAATTAAGCAATTATATGGCAAAGTCTATGTTGTCAGTTAAATATATTAAAAAAATGTTTTTAATCGCTAATTCTTCAAAAAAATAATTTATTTAATAAAAAAAGACTTGAACTTAACTCAAGTCTTCAATCCACTTTAATGGTCGGGATGGCAGGATTCGAACCTGTGACCCTCTGGTCCCAAACCAGATGCACTACCAAGCTGTGCTACATCCCGAAATGGCGCGCCGGACAGGAGTCGAACCCGTAACCTTTAGATTCGTAGTCTAACACTCTATCCAGTTGAGCTACCGGCGCACTTTGCTTATATAATATAGGACTAAAAGCCAAATTATACAAGCCTTTTTTAGTGGATTGCTGATTTATTTTTGTTGCGAAACGCAATGTTTTTTTAAAAGTTATAACAGCATATTTATTTCTTCCCGTTGCAAGCGCAAGTTTCATTTGGTGACTTTTCGTCTTAAGGGTGCTTTATTACTTAGAAAAACACAAGAAGTGATTTTAAGAAATAAGGAAAAAATATTTTATCAGAAATATCTTTTCTTGTTTTACCTCGATATTTTCGCCAGTAATCCGTTAAGCGTTTTTTTGTAAATTATTTTTATCCTATTAAAGCGTCTACTTATGCTGAAAGTTGAGTATCTATTTAATTGTCATTTATGCACTATGAACATAAAAGTTGCCGATTGAAAAAATATGGTGAAAGAAGTTTATAATTATGCATAATTTATGGCTATAAGATTTTTCATCCCTTTTAATTATCTCCACTATACTTTGAAAAAATATTCGGCAAATCGGAGGGAATAGTTTCTATCTGACAAGGCCTTTTTGCTTAAACGCATTTTCTATATTAGGAACACAATCAATTTGATTAGCATTTTACCATTACTGTTCTAGTTTTTATTTCCACCAAGTCTTTTTTTGCTAACTGATCAATCGTACCAAAAACTTCCTCTTCACTTTTAAAAACACTTAGATCATCTTTTTTATTATTGAGAAGACAATCGTAGATATTGTGTGTTTCTAACTCTATTTCACCATTATTACTGAATTCTTTTAAAAAAATGTAAACCATTCTCTCTGTATTACTGAGTTCATAAATTGCTTTCTTGAGTTCATGATAATTTTTAATTGCTGATGCCACCACCGCAAGCGGGGAAATTCCTAAAAGAAAAGCTAGACATATAGAAGCTATTTTATTAATGTTTATAGAATACTTTCCAAGCATCACAACAAGACGCGACGTACCTTCTTTAAAACCTGAATGTGTGTTTTTTTCTGAATAACATTTTGATGATGGTTTTAGGGCGGCTATGGCGTTTAACAACTTGGAAGAATCATCCGGCGAAATATTTAATGCTTCTGATAATTTCCCCTCGATATCTTCCTGCTTAGCGTCTCGCAAATAAATGTTTTCGTTATTATTGCTATATTGATGCATATGTCCCCTCTTTCTCTATTTATAGAATATAAATTTTAGACTGTAATCAAATTCACAACATCAATTCCTAACACATAAGCACTACTGTGTATAAAATTTTTTACTTTATGTTCTTTGTATTTATTATATCACTTACTGATTTATGAACTCAAGTTGGGTAAATAAACACCATTTAAAGCCGTTTTTTTATAATTATATTAGTATTGATTCGTCAACAGTCGTAATTAAGTTAGCCAGCAAATTGCCCTTTTTCAAAGGAAGTGGTACCACATTATTTATTACCATGCATTTTTTAAAAGGATAACTCCTAAAATAATTGGTCTAAAATTGCCCCTATAGTAATCTTACGATTATTCAAACAACAGAATATAATATCTATTTATAAAACAAAAAAACTCGCTTTCAAGCGAGTTTTACATTTCACTCTGGAGGTTCCTGACGGAGTTGAACCGACGCTCATTGAGTTGCAGTCAATTGCCTTACCACTTGGCTAAGGAACCATTATCGTCGCGGTAATTAGTATAGCCAATTTTATCTTTTACCGCAATAGAAAACACCAAGGAAAGGGAAAAAGCCTTTTAGTTGTTTTTTCTACGGTTTAAATGTAGATACCACTCGGTTATAATAAAACGAAGGAAATGATTATGAAACGTTTATTTACCAAAGAAAATTTGCCGAACATCGCTAACATTATTCTTGATATTGCGATGCTAATTCTATTTATTTTTCCGCTGATGCAAAACAATTATTCCGTGCTTGACGGCAATGGGGAAGGTGTCATTTTACACACGACCTATACCGGATACCAATATATATTTGTCAGCGAATGGCCTTTTTCACCCGCAATCAACTATCTTTTCAGTTCCTATCTTGTACTGTTATCAGTTCACCTCATCTTCTCTATAATAAATTTTCTTCAAGCCAAAAACGGCATTGGAAATTTGATAAATAGTTTTATTTTAACGACCGTATTCTCCTTCTTCTTCTTGACAAACACCATCTATTTATGGGCTTTTATCACATATATCGTCGTTCATGTTTTGCTCATAGCGTCAGGCTTTCTCAACCTCTTCTTCTATGGTAAAACCTCCGGCGGATTATAATTTCCGTTTCGGTTCAATTTCCTGTTCCATTCTTGTTAGATGAACGCGATGGTAACTAGGCACTGAACTAGTCAAATATACATTTGCGCCGATGGTGCAATGCTCACCGATGATTGTATCCCCACCTAAGATTGAAGCATTGGCATAAATAACAACATAATCACCGATGGTCGGGTGTCTTTTGGTACCCTTTAAGGCCTGACCTCTTCCAAGCGATAGCGCCCCCAATGTAACCCCTTGATATAAACGAACATGATTGCCGATAATCGCCGTTTCTCCGATGACTATTCCTGTTCCATGATCAATCATAAATGAACTGCCTATCGTCGCTCCGGGATTGATGTCGATTCCCGTATTTCCATGGGCGTATTCTGCTAGCATACGGGGAAGATAAGGTACCTGCAGACGATATAACTCATGCGCCATCCGATACACAAACGTGGCGAAGAAGCCCGGATAAGAAAGAATTATTTCCTTTTCGTCGGCAGCGGCGGGATCACCATCAAAAGTGGCTTTAATATCCTCTTTTAAAAGTTCATTCAATCGCGGAAACGCTTCGACAAAAAGTCGGGCGATGCTCGAGGCATCAATCTCTTCTCCCTTGACGTGGGAAGCACAGGTGATGACATGCGTGAGCAAAGATATTATCTCATCGGTCGGACTGGGATTTGAAAGCGGAGCAAAAAAACCCGGAAAAAAATATTCCTTTAATAAAGAAACCAGTTTCTTGACCTGTTCTTGCTTAGGCAAGCAATAAAATTGATCGTGTTGAATTTTTATATTTTCCATAATTTAAAAAATGGCCAAAGAGAGATAACGCTCACCCGTATCCGGAAGAATGGTAACCGCCTCTTTAATCTCGGGGTGGGCGGCCAGATAACGCAGAGCCCCGCTAAAAGCGGCTCCGCTCGAAATGCCCACAAAAATACCCTGCTCCTTAGCCAGTAACCGGGCTGCATCAATGGCTTCTTCATCCTTTACTGTCAATACTTCATCGATAATTGAGCGATCGAGAATTGAAGGCACAAATCCAGCTCCGATACCTTGAATTCGGTGCTTACCGGCATGATTGGCCGTTAGAACCGGTGAATTTTCCGGTTCCAAACCAATAATTTTGATATTAGAATTCTTTTCTTTCAGATAACGCCCGACGCCGGTGATGGTTCCGCCACTACCGATTCCGGCAATAAAAGCTTCAACTTTACCTTCGCTATCGCGATAAATCTCGGGTCCAGTGGTCTGATAATGGGAGTTAGCATTCGCTCCGTTATCAAATTGATGGGGAATAAAGATATCGGCATCTTCGCTTCCCATCCGTTCCGCCTCTTGAATCGCCCCTTTCATTCCTTCACTTCCTGCCGTAAGAACAATATTTGCGCCGTACGCTCTAATTAATGCTCGTCTTTCTTCGCTCATCGTCTCCGGCATGACCGCCGTAAATTTATAACCAAATTGAGCCGCCACAAAAGCTAAGGCAATACCCATATTGCCACTGGTTGCCTCCACGATCTGGGACTGATGATGAAGAAGACCTTTTTCTTTTGCTTGTTTAAGCATAAAGAAAGCTGGACGCACTTTAACCGACCCCGTGGGATTAAACATTTCTAACTTAAGCCATAATAATTGGTCATTATGACGATATGCCACCATCGGCGTATTGCCGATAAGTTCTAACATTGATTCACTTTTCATGATTTTTACCTCGCAAAAGTTATACCATAAATTGTGATATTATGCATTTTATATGATAAGGACAGGAGAATGATTTATCGCAAAGCCGGCCCTTATTTGTCTTAATTAAAGACTACCGATGCTTTTAGCAATTAAAACGCCGCTCGCCCAGGCCCAATGAAGATTATAGCCGCCGCACAGTCCATCGACATCCACCATCTCTCCGCCTGCATAAAGATGAGGAAAACGTTTTAACTGGAGAGTGTTGGCATCTATTTCGTCGATGGCAAGTCCGCCTGAAAAGACTTGATTATTTTCGGCAACATAGCCGAGATCAACCATAAGTTGCCAATGCTTTAGCTGATAAGCTATATCTTTACTGGCGGGTTTTAAAACAATATGGCGAGTTAAAAAATGGGCAACATCGGGATGAAACAACCCTCGTAAGTATTCAGTCCCGGCTCTTTTCTTGGCCTGACTTATAAAAGAAGTCAATTCGTCTATGTCTAAATCCGGAAGTAAATCCAACTCAATATAGGCGTTGCTGATTTTGTCTCGCCGTATCCACGTAAGAATGCTTGAACATTCGAAAATTGCGATGCCGGAAAGAGCATTGGTTCGGAACAGAACCTCGCCTTTGGTCCCAAATGCGAGCTTTTGATCGACAAAAAGACTTACATTGGCCTTTAACCGACGGCCGTCGATAGGATTTAAGTTTGATTTAATGCCGATGCTGGCAAGCGTGGGAATCAATTCCACCGTTTTTAGTTTTAAAGCCCTCAGTATCTCCGCCATACCGCGACTGACTTGATTTAAAGGTAT contains the following coding sequences:
- a CDS encoding ferritin, with translation MMNKKIADLINEQINKELYSAYLYLAMANYYEEQGLKGFANYFAVQAKEEQDHAMYFRDYLTLRNAPVVLKGIAEPKAVYANLREPLVVTVTHEQEVTASIESILEAAQKEKDYATLEFIQWYIREQAEEESNAENYLAEFDFIADDKAAVFSMDRQLAGREYHKSTPTLG
- a CDS encoding DNA starvation/stationary phase protection protein; translated protein: MNKYEEKINKFVASLEVFYLKLHALHWNVTGKNFKAIHEYVESLYNDATETLDSAAEQLKIQGLYPVASYAESAKLSIISEWTEKRDLTQKEVVESLISDYKALSDLAKEIRDEAVAADDFFYSNFYEDVIAGYAKVLWFLRAMDR
- a CDS encoding aminoacetone oxidase family FAD-binding enzyme — its product is MKVAYIGAGPMALFSAHYLLNDNADIQVHIYEKTAKIGRKIYSSGNGRGNISNMNVGPQKYNHPDFVSGALRFTPADFINYLQQNGILTMTDDEGRVYPYGEAAAIIGDWLRDDLLAKKVIFHLDTEVISVNPYKSGYQINNDEYFDVVVFATGSRAGIPLNQVSRGMAEILRALKLKTVELIPTLASIGIKSNLNPIDGRRLKANVSLFVDQKLAFGTKGEVLFRTNALSGIAIFECSSILTWIRRDKISNAYIELDLLPDLDIDELTSFISQAKKRAGTEYLRGLFHPDVAHFLTRHIVLKPASKDIAYQLKHWQLMVDLGYVAENNQVFSGGLAIDEIDANTLQLKRFPHLYAGGEMVDVDGLCGGYNLHWAWASGVLIAKSIGSL
- a CDS encoding FAD-dependent oxidoreductase; the encoded protein is MNYDVIVIGGGLSGLTAAAYLCKYGLSTLLVEKSAKVGGLANSFNYEGYTFDYGIRAFENSGIILPMIKSLGLDISFVKSPVSVGIDNQWQILDKKSSILDYSLMLKHFFNKNERDIDSIIVEIKKVMAQMDVIYGIDNPLFLEKITDKKYIFKTLLPWLIKYQKNIREASKLNEPINEYLLKFTNNHSLIDMITQHFFTSTPAFFALSYFSLYIDYIYPLGGTGILAKKVKDYIISQGGEIRLNSEAVSLDDEKHTVTLIDNNVISYRKLVWAGDQKSLYNRVVSLNDSQRKVKNICNSSRGGNSVLTIFIGADISPEEFAKKCGQHAFYTADLSGLSSIEKIDLANVENDEEVFKWVKEYLKKTTYEISIPVLGDSSLAPSDKTGLIVSTVFDYDTANYFSKNNKYQEFKEFCIKEIISLLDEKFLNGLKDQIDFSLVATPLTIEKETGNFEGAITGWSFANKVMPSENRFQKIKNSIRTPFKDIYQCGAWTFSPSGLPVSILTGKLAADEIKKRFRRKKK
- a CDS encoding serine O-acetyltransferase, coding for MENIKIQHDQFYCLPKQEQVKKLVSLLKEYFFPGFFAPLSNPSPTDEIISLLTHVITCASHVKGEEIDASSIARLFVEAFPRLNELLKEDIKATFDGDPAAADEKEIILSYPGFFATFVYRMAHELYRLQVPYLPRMLAEYAHGNTGIDINPGATIGSSFMIDHGTGIVIGETAIIGNHVRLYQGVTLGALSLGRGQALKGTKRHPTIGDYVVIYANASILGGDTIIGEHCTIGANVYLTSSVPSYHRVHLTRMEQEIEPKRKL
- a CDS encoding NUDIX hydrolase, translating into MEIINYLNDDQWPLIKTTHTREIVRAVVLDENDNVALTKLYGDDMFGHRDYYELPGGGVKENESKLFALQREMEEELGYRIALIAEVGEVIDFYNLIGRENHNYFYLARRKEFVGQRLEPNEKKLIQSIVYVPLSEAIKLYEAMSDEGVSVLVKKRELPVLLKAREIIEEKNRLERSIRD
- the cysK gene encoding cysteine synthase A, which encodes MKSESMLELIGNTPMVAYRHNDQLLWLKLEMFNPTGSVKVRPAFFMLKQAKEKGLLHHQSQIVEATSGNMGIALAFVAAQFGYKFTAVMPETMSEERRALIRAYGANIVLTAGSEGMKGAIQEAERMGSEDADIFIPHQFDNGANANSHYQTTGPEIYRDSEGKVEAFIAGIGSGGTITGVGRYLKEKNSNIKIIGLEPENSPVLTANHAGKHRIQGIGAGFVPSILDRSIIDEVLTVKDEEAIDAARLLAKEQGIFVGISSGAAFSGALRYLAAHPEIKEAVTILPDTGERYLSLAIF
- a CDS encoding GNAT family N-acetyltransferase, producing the protein MSKKIDTGYVPKEIHFTEIKNISDDVDRCTIVYNVIECLPGWFILPLEANQYSQMAKDSIVYAAYLESTPVGFLELKLKRPHVAEVLAMGVICGYQHLGMGRQLMEHAFSYCEQNDIDVLEVKTADYSDPDVKYIATRKFYERMGFVALDTIDRYWADGTPVLIMVRKFDSKEKLNNQTLLA